Within the Hyalangium gracile genome, the region ACGGCGCCTCGAGAGGACAACGTCATCCGTCCGGCGCGCTGGCAGGTCCGGCGCATGGCGGCGCTGGTGGTGGGACCGGCCCTCGCGGCGGCCGCGGCGCTCGCGCTCGTCGTGGCGCAGCCGAGACAGGTCTCCCGTCCGGCGCCCACGGGCCCGACGTCGCTCGTCCTGGAGCTGCCCGCGGAGCTGCCGAGCGCGGTGGTGGCCTGTCCGGATCTGACCACCCAGGAGTCGTGCGCCGAGGCGGCGGCGGCCCGCGGGCTGCTCGTGCAGTACCCGCTCGGGATGGGCGAGGTTCCTCGCTACGAGGGAAGCCTGGGGATTTCTTCGGGGGCGCTACCCTCCCGGCCCGCGTCGCTGTGAGGAGGCGCGCCATGACTTCCTGGATGAGACATCTCCGTGCGCTCCTGCCGCTGCTCGTCCTGAGCGCGGCGGTAGCCCGAGCGGACGAGGCCATCTCGCCCAAGGTGGGGGACTCCAAGAACCTGCCGGTGGGCTGGTTCGTGACGCAGAGCGCACCCAACCTGTACGAGGCGGGAGTGGACACGAAGTCGCCGTGCGAGGGCACGCGCAGCGCGTTCCTGCGCTCGCGCACGGACACGACGACGGGCTACGGCACCTTCATGCAGGCGTTCGGCGCCCAGGACTTCCGGGGCAAGCGGCTGCGTTTCTCGGCCACCCTGCGCGTCAAGGACGTGGATGGCTGGGCGGGGCTGTGGATGCGGGTGGAAGGCTCTGATCCGAAGAACCCGCTGGGCTTCGACAACATGCAGTCCCGAGCGTTGGCGGGGACCACGGGGTGCAAGCGTTACGACGTGGTGCTGGACGTGCCATCGGAGTCCTCCGCGATCATGGCGGGGCTGCTGCTGAGCGGAACGGGCCAGGCGTGGCTGGACGGGGTGCGCTTCGAGGTGGTGGATCGCTCGGTGCCGGTGACGGATCTGCTGGCCGCGCGTCCGCCGGCGCCGAAGGGTGGCCCTCACGGACTGGAGGACGCCGCGGCGGTGGTTCCGACGCCCCGCGAGAAACAGCTCGCCACGGGCAAGGTGGGAGAGATCTGGTTCAA harbors:
- a CDS encoding anti-sigma factor, whose translation is MSEPHLTPSDAEQYILGALDPELERKLEAHTLVCDACARLLQQEAMLEEQLREVASTAPREDNVIRPARWQVRRMAALVVGPALAAAAALALVVAQPRQVSRPAPTGPTSLVLELPAELPSAVVACPDLTTQESCAEAAAARGLLVQYPLGMGEVPRYEGSLGISSGALPSRPASL
- a CDS encoding AraC family transcriptional regulator; its protein translation is MTSWMRHLRALLPLLVLSAAVARADEAISPKVGDSKNLPVGWFVTQSAPNLYEAGVDTKSPCEGTRSAFLRSRTDTTTGYGTFMQAFGAQDFRGKRLRFSATLRVKDVDGWAGLWMRVEGSDPKNPLGFDNMQSRALAGTTGCKRYDVVLDVPSESSAIMAGLLLSGTGQAWLDGVRFEVVDRSVPVTDLLAARPPAPKGGPHGLEDAAAVVPTPREKQLATGKVGEIWFNLGRVNMDKSYTRGADGVWRNILDEEVTENGNEVRGEFEHRPLALTVKRAGTRMLIEGTWGIDPVRIQLDPDRLTMKWGIYERDLQRVTDYKDDLNCFRYERVEGLRKTDRLDVCGAALSSEPRPTQLALAFLGNGFRRAKPPGGLPPPLPPMTPRDAMRAGTNISQ